The Pseudomonas nunensis genome includes the window ATTCAATTGCAGGTTCTGGCTGCCGGCCGTGCGCAATGCATGGGCCAGATCTTTGAGACGCTTGCCTTCACTCACCGGATCACATTCGCCGCCCATCACCAGCAAGGGCAGGCCCGGATCGACCTGGGCGAGATTGGACGCTTTGCTGATTTGCTGCAAGCCGCCGAGCAAGTCGATCCACAGTTGATTGGTGCAACGAAAGCCGCAAAGCGGGTCGTTGGCGTACAGATCGACTTGCGCCGGGTCGCGGCTCAGCCAGTCGAATTTGGTGCGCGCCGGTTTGAATTTTTTGTTGAACGAGCCGAACGACAGGAATTCGATCAGCGCGCTGCGCCCCTTCGGTCCCTGGCGCAGGCGTTCAAGCCGGGCGATTTGCCGCGCTGCGCGATAAAGCGCCACGGGCTGGAAGTTCGAGCCGCTGAGGATCGCGCCGTGCAGGCTGGCGCTGTGGTGCAGCAGATAGGCCTGGGCGATGTAGCTGCCCATGCTGTGGCCCAACAATATGATCGGCATGCCGGGGTGTTGCTGGCCGATGTACTGGTTGAGGCTGGCGAGATCGCCGACAACCTTGCACCAGCCATCGTCATCGGCAAAATGCCCGAGCGTGCCGTTATCGGCAGTTTTGCCATGTCCACGCAAGTCCGGTGCGTACACGCCGTAGCCTTGTTCGCAGAGTTTTTCCGCGAGTCGGGCGTAGCGACCGCTGTGCTCGGCCATGCCATGCGCCAGCAAAATCACGGCTTTCAACGGCGGGGCCGGCAGCCATTGGTTGACGAAGAGGCGGCTGTGATCACTCGCGGTCAGCCAGAAAGTGTCGTGGATCATGGCGATTCCTTTGCACGATGTGGTTGCATTGTATAGCGCATCCCACGCTTGCCGTCTGATCAGCCCACGCCACCCTAGGAAGATTCACACGATCTATGACGGTGTTGGCCGTATTTGCCTGATTCGCCATAACTGCTAGTGTCCGTGAAGCTCCGCTTTTTGCTTTTTGTTTCTCAGGAATGACAGAAAAGCGGCCAAGGTGATTCAGGTAAAGAGGACAAGAACAATGCAACCTGATTTCTGGAATGATAAACGCCCGGCCGGCGTGCCCCTGGACATCGATCTTGGGGTCTATAAGTCGGTGATCGAGGTGTTCGAGCGTTCCTGCAAGAAATTCGCGGATCGCCCGGCCTTCAGCAACATGGGCGTGACCCTGACCTACGCCGAGCTCGAGCGCTACAGCGCCGCATTCGCCGGTTACCTGCAAGCCCACACCGACCTCGCGCCGGGGGATCGCATCGCGGTGCAGATGCCCAACGTCCTGCATTACCCGATTGCCGTGTTTGGCGCATTGCGCGCCGGGCTGATCGTGGTCAACACCAACCCGCTGTACACCCCGCGGGAGATGCGTCATCAGTTCAAGGATTCCGGTGCCCGGGCGCTGGTGTACCTGAACATGTTCGGGGCCAAGGTCCAGGAAGTGCTGGCCGACACCGACATCCAGTACCTGATCGAAGCGAAGATGGGCGACCTGATGCCCGCCGCCAAGGGCTGGCTGGTCAATACGATGGTGAGCAAGGTCAAGAAAATGGTCCCGGACTATGCCTTGCCCCAGGCCATCTCCTTCAAGAGTACGCTGCGCCTCGGCCGGGGCCTGGGCATCAAGCCGCTGAAGGTTGGCCTCGACGACATCGCGGTGCTGCAATACACCGGCGGCACCACCGGCCTGGCCAAGGGCGCAATGCTGACGCACGGCAACTTGGTGGCGAACATGCAACAGGCGCGCGCCTGTCTGGGCCAGTTCGGCAATGACGGTCAGCCGCTGCTGCGCGAAGGCCAGGAAGTGATGATCGCGCCGCTGCCGCTTTACCATATCTATGCCTTCACAGCGAACTGCATGTGCATGATGGTGACCGGCAACCACAACGTGCTGATCACCAATCCGCGCGACATCAAGGGCTTTATCAAGGAACTGAAGAACTGGCGGTTCTCGGCGTTGCTGGGGCTCAACACGCTGTTCGTCGCGCTGATGGATCACCCGGACTTCAAGACCCTGGATTTCTCCAGCCTCAAGCTCACCAACTCTGGCGGCACCGCGCTGGTCAAGGCCACTGCCGAGCGTTGGGAACAACTCACCGGTTGCCGCATTACCGAAGGCTACGGCCTGACCGAAACCTCGCCCGTGGCCTGCACCAACCCGTATGGCGACAAGTCGCGGATCGGCACGGTCGGCCTGCCAGTGCCGGGCACCACGCTGAAAGTCATCAATGACGAAGGCGTCGAGCAGCCATTGGGCGAGCGCGGCGAGTTGTGCATCAAGGGCCCGCAGATCATGAAGGGCTACTGGAACAAACCCGAGGCCACCGCCGAAGTGCTGGATGCCGAGGGTTGGTTCAAGTCGGGTGACATCGGGGTCATTGATCCGGATGGTTTCGTGCGCATCGTCGATCGCAAGAAAGACATGATCATCGTCTCGGGCTTCAACGTGTACCCGAACGAAATCGAAGACGTGGTGATGGCCCACCCGAAAGTCGCCAACTGCGCGGTGATCGGCGTGCCGGATGAACGTTCGGGGGAGGCGGTGAAGTTGTTTGTGGTGGCCCGGGAATCCGGGGTCAGCCTTGAAGAGTTGAAGGCTTACTGCAAAGAAAACTTCACCGCGTACAAAGTGCCCAAGCACATTGTGTTGCGCGAGTCGTTGCCGATGACGCCGGTGGGCAAGATTCTGCGGCGGGAGTTGCGCGATATCGCGTAACCGGTATTCCATGTGGGAGCGGGCTTGCTCGCGAAGGCGGTATGTCAGTCATCCTTTATTTGGATGACACACTGCCTTCGCGAGCAAGCCCGCTCCCACATTGGGATGTCGCCAACCTGATAGCAATTCTTTGGAGGCTCTAAACCCCCAATTTCAGGGCCTTCCAGGCTTCTATAGAATTTTTGCTCTAAAATGACTGCTTGCTGTTCTTGAGTCATCAAAGTGACTGTAGAGGCTACTTTTGGCTCTAGTCGGCCCTTGGCAAAGCTGCTACTCTCGGCGCGCTTTTGTGACTTCTCGGCCTATCTAAAAGCCAGACTCACCAATAAAAAACACACACCAATAATAATCGCATCAAATGCGGTGATGAATTCGCGTTGCTGAGGAGTGGGCTTCCATGATCGAAGACTTTTGGAAGGATAAGTACCCTGCCGGGATTGCTGCCGACATCAATCCAGACGAGTATCCGAATATTCAGGCAGTGTTGAAGCAGTCCTGCCAACGCTTCGCTAACAAACCGGCATTCAGCAACCTGGGCAAGACAATCACCTACGGTGAACTGTACGAATTGTCCGGTGCCTTTGCCGCTTACCTGCAGCAGCATACCGACTTGCAGCCCGGTGATCGAATCGCCGTGCAGTTGCCCAACGTGTTGCAGTACCCGGTAGCCGTTTTCGGTGCGATTCGCGCCGGGCTGATCGTGGTCAACACCAACCCGCTGTACACCGCGCGGGAGATGGAACACCAATTCAACGACTCCGGTGCCAAAGCCCTGGTCTGCCTGGCCAACATGGCGCATCTGGCCCAGACCGTCGTGCCGAAAACCGGCGTCAAGCACGTGATCGTCACCGAAGTGGCCGACCTGCTGCCACCGCTCAAACGCCTGCTGATCAACAGCGTCATCAAGTACGTGAAGAAGATGGTCCCGGCGTATCACTTGCCCAAGGCCGTCAAGTTCAACGACGTGCTGAGCAAGGGCCATGGCCAGCCAGTGGCTGAAGCCAACCCGGACAGCGGCGATGTCGCGGTGCTGCAATACACCGGCGGCACCACCGGCGTGGCCAAGGGCGCGATGCTGACCCACCGCAACCTGGTGGCGAACATGCTGCAGTGCAAGGCACTGATGGGTTCCAACCTCAATGAAGGTTGCGAGATCCTGATCACGCCGCTGCCGCTGTATCACATCTACGCCTTCACCTTTCATTGCATGGCGATGATGCTGATCGGCAACCACAACGTCCTGATCAGCAACCCGCGCGACCTCACGGCGATGGTCAAGGAACTGTCGAAGTGGAAGTTCAGCGGTTTTGTTGGCCTGAACACGCTGTTCGTGGCGCTGTGCAATAACGAAGCGTTCCGCAAGCTGGACTTCTCGGCGCTGAAAGTCACCCTGTCCGGCGGCATGGCCCTGCAACTGGCCGCGGCCGAGCGCTGGAAAGCGGTCACCGGTTGTGGCATCTGCGAAGGTTACGGCATGACCGAAACCAGCCCGGTGGCCACGGTCAACCCGATCCAGCACATCCAGATCGGCACCATCGGGATTCCGGTGCCTTCGACCCTGTGCAAAGTCATCGACGATGCCGGCGTTGAACAGCCGCTGGGCGAAATCGGTGAGTTGTGCGTGAAAGGCCCGCAAGTCATGAAGGGCTACTGGCAGCGCCAGGACGCCACCGATGAAATGCTCGACAGCGAGGGCTGGTTGAAGACCGGCGACATCGCGCTGATCCAGCCGGACGGCTACATGCGTATTGTCGATCGCAAGAAAGACATGATCCTGGTCTCCGGTTTCAACGTGTACCCGAATGAGCTCGAAGACGTGCTGGCGACCCTGCCGGGCGTGCTGCAATGCGCAGCCATCGGCGTACCGGACGAGAAGTCGGGTGAGGCGATCAAGATCTTCATCGTCGTCAAGCCGGGCGTGACCCTGACCAAGGAAACGGTGATGGAGCACATGCGCGCCAACGTCACTGGCTACAAGGTCCCGCGCTCCGTGGAGTTCCGCGACGCGCTGCCGACCACCAACGTCGGCAAGATCCTGCGTCGCGAACTGCGTGACGAAGAGCTGAAGAAGCTGGGCTTGAAGAAGTAAGCCCCGCTTGAAACACAAAAGCCCCGCAGAGATGCGGGGCTTTTTGTTGTTGGCCTGGAGAGCTTCAGCGTCTGTCAGATCGCTTTCGCGAGCAAGCCCGCTCCCACAATTGGAATGCGTTTCCCTGTGGGAGCGGGCTTGCTCGCGAAGTTTTTGCCTTTAGAGGCGGAACGGCGCGAAGTTGACGTTGGTACCCGCCGGGCGCATGTCCTGCAGGTAGGAGTCCTTGTCGGCGCTCAGTTCCAGGCTCAGGGCCGCTTTGCGCTTGCCTTCGTTGCGCACCACCAGGCCTTCGAGTTTTTCCCGCAGGAACACCGTCGGCACTTTCAGGTGCAGCAGTTCGTCGGTGTCCGGCGTATGCATCAACAGGTGCACCCACTCGTACTGACCAACGGCCAGGCGCGCCACCGGGATGTCGAACCACCAGATGTTGCGGTTGCGGTTCAATTCGGTGAAATGGCAGTTGTTGACGCCAAGCACAGCACCGCCGAGTTCCTGGTTTCTGCGGGCAATGGCCTGCTTTTTATCGAGTTTCATAACATTCCTACGGGATTGGATCTTCAGCGCCATGGCCTGAATACGTTGCGCATTCTCGGGGGTTGCACGGCAAACATAAAGCCCAACCTTTAATCGGCGATGAAATGTCGCATTGAAAATAAATGAAACTCCGTGCAAACGCCTCCGGTCAATCTTTCTGTAACGACTATGACCCTTGAATTGTTCACAGGAGAAACACCATGAGCAGCACTGGCGATAAAGTTAAAGGCATGGCAAACGAAGCGGTCGGCAACGTCAAGCAAGGCGTCGGCAAGGCCACTGACAACACCAAACTGGAAGTAGAAGGCAAAGTGCAGGAAAAGAAAGGCGAAGCCCAGCAAGCGGTTG containing:
- a CDS encoding CsbD family protein, whose translation is MSSTGDKVKGMANEAVGNVKQGVGKATDNTKLEVEGKVQEKKGEAQQAVGKAKDAVKKAVDKS
- a CDS encoding alpha/beta hydrolase, with the translated sequence MIHDTFWLTASDHSRLFVNQWLPAPPLKAVILLAHGMAEHSGRYARLAEKLCEQGYGVYAPDLRGHGKTADNGTLGHFADDDGWCKVVGDLASLNQYIGQQHPGMPIILLGHSMGSYIAQAYLLHHSASLHGAILSGSNFQPVALYRAARQIARLERLRQGPKGRSALIEFLSFGSFNKKFKPARTKFDWLSRDPAQVDLYANDPLCGFRCTNQLWIDLLGGLQQISKASNLAQVDPGLPLLVMGGECDPVSEGKRLKDLAHALRTAGSQNLQLNIYPQARHELFNESNRDEVIADVLNWIAQALSHRRPARTE
- the fadD1 gene encoding long-chain-fatty-acid--CoA ligase FadD1, translated to MIEDFWKDKYPAGIAADINPDEYPNIQAVLKQSCQRFANKPAFSNLGKTITYGELYELSGAFAAYLQQHTDLQPGDRIAVQLPNVLQYPVAVFGAIRAGLIVVNTNPLYTAREMEHQFNDSGAKALVCLANMAHLAQTVVPKTGVKHVIVTEVADLLPPLKRLLINSVIKYVKKMVPAYHLPKAVKFNDVLSKGHGQPVAEANPDSGDVAVLQYTGGTTGVAKGAMLTHRNLVANMLQCKALMGSNLNEGCEILITPLPLYHIYAFTFHCMAMMLIGNHNVLISNPRDLTAMVKELSKWKFSGFVGLNTLFVALCNNEAFRKLDFSALKVTLSGGMALQLAAAERWKAVTGCGICEGYGMTETSPVATVNPIQHIQIGTIGIPVPSTLCKVIDDAGVEQPLGEIGELCVKGPQVMKGYWQRQDATDEMLDSEGWLKTGDIALIQPDGYMRIVDRKKDMILVSGFNVYPNELEDVLATLPGVLQCAAIGVPDEKSGEAIKIFIVVKPGVTLTKETVMEHMRANVTGYKVPRSVEFRDALPTTNVGKILRRELRDEELKKLGLKK
- the fadD2 gene encoding long-chain-fatty-acid--CoA ligase FadD2, producing MQPDFWNDKRPAGVPLDIDLGVYKSVIEVFERSCKKFADRPAFSNMGVTLTYAELERYSAAFAGYLQAHTDLAPGDRIAVQMPNVLHYPIAVFGALRAGLIVVNTNPLYTPREMRHQFKDSGARALVYLNMFGAKVQEVLADTDIQYLIEAKMGDLMPAAKGWLVNTMVSKVKKMVPDYALPQAISFKSTLRLGRGLGIKPLKVGLDDIAVLQYTGGTTGLAKGAMLTHGNLVANMQQARACLGQFGNDGQPLLREGQEVMIAPLPLYHIYAFTANCMCMMVTGNHNVLITNPRDIKGFIKELKNWRFSALLGLNTLFVALMDHPDFKTLDFSSLKLTNSGGTALVKATAERWEQLTGCRITEGYGLTETSPVACTNPYGDKSRIGTVGLPVPGTTLKVINDEGVEQPLGERGELCIKGPQIMKGYWNKPEATAEVLDAEGWFKSGDIGVIDPDGFVRIVDRKKDMIIVSGFNVYPNEIEDVVMAHPKVANCAVIGVPDERSGEAVKLFVVARESGVSLEELKAYCKENFTAYKVPKHIVLRESLPMTPVGKILRRELRDIA